One Leptospira kirschneri serovar Cynopteri str. 3522 CT DNA segment encodes these proteins:
- a CDS encoding phosphotransferase family protein, with protein MNDTELKNTLEDYLSVRLKGKTEIHSMVSLSGGACQENFSAQVQVLEGPEKGSYDTVFRTDKGASLLASLSRENEFGVCELAYNSGVNTPRPFWLETDLRITGSPFYFMQKISGKATGRYIVKDPSLNRIRKQLSTDLAENLAKIHSLKPKDCKNETLRETLWMDQNPNDKIIANGSIRSLRLELEKMPEVYPAMEMILNWLEKKAKPSDDVVLIHGDFRTGNFMVTPDGLQGIVDWEFAHWGDRHEDLTWLCMRDWRFGKLNKEAGGFADRNEFYETYEKVSGVKLDPFMITYWEVMGNLRWAIGCIGQAERHLSGKDKGIELAAIGRRACEMEYEAMRIIENAG; from the coding sequence ATGAATGATACAGAATTGAAAAATACCTTGGAAGACTATCTTTCCGTAAGATTAAAGGGTAAAACCGAGATTCATTCTATGGTTTCTTTAAGCGGCGGGGCCTGTCAGGAAAATTTTTCCGCTCAAGTTCAAGTATTGGAGGGACCCGAAAAAGGTTCTTACGATACCGTATTTAGAACGGATAAGGGTGCGTCTCTTTTGGCTTCTTTAAGTCGGGAAAATGAATTTGGAGTTTGCGAACTCGCCTACAATTCGGGAGTGAATACTCCTAGGCCTTTTTGGCTTGAAACCGATCTAAGAATTACCGGAAGTCCTTTTTATTTTATGCAGAAAATTTCCGGTAAGGCGACGGGAAGATATATCGTCAAAGATCCTTCTTTGAATCGTATTAGAAAACAATTATCGACTGATCTGGCCGAAAATCTTGCAAAAATTCATTCTTTAAAACCGAAGGATTGTAAAAATGAAACGTTACGCGAAACACTTTGGATGGACCAAAATCCGAACGATAAAATAATAGCTAACGGTTCGATTCGTTCTCTACGTTTGGAATTGGAAAAAATGCCGGAAGTTTATCCTGCTATGGAAATGATTCTGAACTGGTTGGAAAAAAAGGCAAAACCTTCGGATGATGTCGTATTAATACACGGTGATTTTAGGACCGGCAACTTTATGGTAACTCCGGACGGACTTCAAGGAATAGTGGATTGGGAATTTGCACATTGGGGGGATCGTCACGAAGATCTGACCTGGCTTTGTATGAGGGATTGGAGATTTGGAAAGTTGAATAAGGAAGCGGGGGGTTTTGCAGATCGAAATGAGTTTTATGAAACCTATGAAAAGGTTTCAGGTGTAAAACTGGATCCGTTTATGATTACTTATTGGGAAGTGATGGGAAATCTTAGATGGGCGATTGGATGTATCGGACAAGCGGAAAGACATCTTTCTGGAAAGGATAAAGGAATTGAACTTGCGGCGATCGGAAGAAGGGCTTGTGAGATGGAATACGAAGCGATGAGGATCATAGAAAATGCAGGATAA
- a CDS encoding DUF6285 domain-containing protein, whose amino-acid sequence MQDKPTSTDLIESIQDFLMKEVLPQFKDKDLLSYKTLVSWNMLGVVSREIRSGEELLDRELNRLAKLLNKDFSLPPSLDEKKKLVNVWNVELRDKIRKEKLSLEDSIYWNHVKETVIEKVEITNPRFNTES is encoded by the coding sequence ATGCAGGATAAACCTACGTCTACCGATTTAATAGAATCAATTCAGGATTTTCTAATGAAGGAAGTGCTTCCTCAATTTAAGGACAAAGATCTTCTTTCTTATAAAACATTAGTAAGTTGGAATATGCTGGGAGTTGTATCTAGGGAAATTCGTTCTGGGGAGGAATTGTTAGATCGGGAGCTGAATCGTTTGGCTAAACTCTTAAACAAAGATTTTTCTTTACCACCTTCCCTGGATGAAAAGAAAAAATTAGTTAACGTTTGGAACGTAGAACTCAGGGATAAAATCCGTAAAGAGAAACTTTCACTGGAAGATTCTATCTATTGGAATCACGTTAAAGAAACCGTTATAGAAAAAGTAGAAATTACGAATCCTAGATTTAACACGGAAAGTTAG